The Dromaius novaehollandiae isolate bDroNov1 chromosome 5, bDroNov1.hap1, whole genome shotgun sequence genome window below encodes:
- the PSMA1 gene encoding proteasome subunit alpha type-1, giving the protein MFRNQYDNDVTVWSPQGRIHQIEYAMEAVKQGSATVGLKSKTHAVLVALKRAQSELAAHQKKILYVDNHIGISIAGLTADARLLCNFMRQECLDSRFVFDRPLPVSRLVSLIGSKTQIPTQRYGRRPYGVGLLIAGYDDMGPHIFQTCPSANYFDCKAMSIGARSQSARTYLERHMTEFADCNLNELVKHGLRALRETLPAEQDLTTKNVSIGIVGKDMEFTIYDDDDVAPFLEGLEERPQRKPAPPADEPAEKAEEPMEH; this is encoded by the exons ATG TTCCGCAACCAGTACGACAACGACGTCACGGTTTGGAGCCCCCAG GGGCGAATTCATCAAATAGAATATGCCATGGAAGCTGTGAAACAAGGCTCAGCCACCGTGGGGCTGAAATCAAAAACGCACGCCGTTCTGGTTGCTCTAAAG AGAGCACAGTCTGAGCTGGCAGctcatcagaaaaaaatcctgtacGTTGACAACCATATTGGTATCTCAATTGCTGGACTTACTGCTGATGCAAGACTCTTGTG CAATTTCATGCGTCAGGAGTGCCTGGATTCCAGATTTGTGTTTGATAGACCCCTTCCAGTTTCTCGTTTAGTGTCGCTAATTGGAAGCA AAACCCAGATACCAACGCAGCGTTATGGCAGAAGACCATATGGTGTAGGTCTGCTCATTGCAGGTTATGAT GATATGGGTCCTCACATCTTCCAGACTTGTCCTTCTGCAAACTACTTTGACTGTAAAGCAATGTCTATTGGTGCTCGTTCACAGTCAGCTCGAACTTACTTGGAGAGGCACATGACTGAATTTGCTGACT GTAATCTAAATGAGCTAGTTAAACATGGACTGCGCGCTCTGAGAGAGACTCTTCCTGCTGAGCAAGATCTGACCACCAAA AATGTTTCCATTGGAATTGTGGGCAAAGACATGGAGTTTACTATCTATGATGATGATGACGTAGCACCATTCCTAGAAGGTCTTGAGGAGAGACCACAAAGAAAG cCTGCTCCACCTGCTGATGAACCTGCGGAAAAGGCAGAGGAGCCCATGGAGCACTAG